A part of Acropora palmata chromosome 8, jaAcrPala1.3, whole genome shotgun sequence genomic DNA contains:
- the LOC141890883 gene encoding melanocyte-stimulating hormone receptor-like, which yields MTDSNPVFDPKVFCSAELNAGLHNQLICFTVVSIILALTTVVGNTLILIALYKETSLHQPSKILLCSLASSDLCLGYLTLLFVPNWISSLLKQKWQSCQLVYFAYTLAGGILFVVSLFTTTAISVDRLLALLLGIRYRQIVTVKRVYAAVVVIWVSSLSGLAIEKLKSQDVQFMKCPARCTEENGTVNGEHPVLCVKMMVFHPVLHPEAFCSKELTTNLHYQLMCVAVVNIILALIAVVGNALILIALHKESSLHQPSKILLCSLASSDLSLGFSTLVFATCWLSTVLQQKWQSCQYVYLVYGITAVTLFGVSLFTTTAISVDRLLALLLGLRYRLIVTVKRVYATVVVVWLFPILGIAVEFYTKDERRIFASSCIMLSLILAMCCYLQIYLKLRDRQIQVRQTNLSTPMSLARYRKTVHNALWVQLAFVVFFVPFCVIAPFAYPAVVEEKSVAFFLALVSASTLLLCNSSLNPFLYCWKIKQVRRAVKNTLSQFSCSLNGN from the exons ATGACGGATTCCAATCCAGTTTTCGACCCCAAAGTGTTTTGCTCGGCAGAATTAAACGCAGGTTTGCACAATCAGTTGATATGCTTTACTGTCGTCAGTATTATTCTTGCATTGACTACAGTTGTGGGAAATACTCTGATCCTAATCGCCCTTTACAAGGAAACCTCACTTCATCAGCCTTCCAAAATACTACTCTGTAGTCTGGCATCAAGTGACCTATGCCTTGGCTATTTAACGCTTCTTTTTGTGCCTAACTGGATATCCTCATTGTTGAAACAGAAATGGCAATCGTGCCAGCTCGTGTATTTCGCGTACACTTTAGCGGGCGGTATTTTGTTTGTAGTGTCTTTGTTTACAACAACTGCCATAAGTGTGGACAGACTTCTCGCCCTGTTGTTAGGAATTAGGTACAGGCAAATTGTGACTGTCAAGCGAGTGTATGCAGCTGTTGTCGTCATTTGGGTTTCTTCTCTTTCCGGTCTCGCG ATTGAAAAGCTTAAAAGTCAAGATGTTCAGTTTATGAAATGTCCCGCTCGTTGCACTGAGGAGAACG GAACGGTCAACGGCGAACACCCTGTGCTTTGTGTTAAGATGATGGTTTTCCATCCAGTCTTACACCCGGAAGCGTTTTGCTCGAAAGAATTAACAACAAATTTGCACTACCAGTTGATGTGCGTTGCTGTTGTCAATATCATTCTTGCATTGATTGCAGTTGTGGGAAATGCTCTGATCTTAATCGCCTTGCACAAGGAATCCTCGCTTCATCAGCCTTCCAAAATACTCCTCTGTAGTCTGGCATCAAGTGACCTTTCCCTTGGTTTCTCCACTCTTGTTTTTGCAACTTGCTGGTTATCCACGGTGTTGCAACAGAAGTGGCAATCCTGTCAGTACGTGTATCTCGTGTACGGTATAACAGCCGTTACTTTATTTGGAGTGTCTTTGTTCACAACAACTGCTATAAGCGTGGACAGACTTCTCGCCTTGTTGTTAGGACTCAGGTACAGACTAATTGTAACTGTCAAGCGAGTATATGCAACTGTTGTCGTCGTTTGGCTGTTTCCCATTCTCGGTATCGCTGTTGAGTTTTACACCAAGGATGAGAGGAGAATTTTTGCATCCTCTTGTATAATGCTGTCTCTAATACTGGCCATGTGTTGCTATTTACAAATTTACTTGAAGCTCCGTGATCGTCAGATTCAAGTTCGGCAAACCAATTTGTCAACTCCCATGAGCTTAGCACGATACAGAAAGACAGTGCACAATGCACTGTGGGTACAGTTAGCTTTCGTAGTTTTCTTCGTGCCTTTTTGTGTCATTGCACCATTTGCGTATCCAGCTGTTGTAGAAGAAAAATCAGTAgcattttttcttgcattggTGTCCGCATCAACGTTATTACTTTGCAACTCATCTCTCAACCCATTTTTGTACTGTTGGAAGATCAAGCAAGTAAGGCGAGCAGTGAAAAACACATTGAGTCAATTTTCCTGTTCTCTAAATGGTAATTAA
- the LOC141890709 gene encoding uncharacterized protein LOC141890709, whose product MRDCLEEIINENCLLTLTQINHELRRRLPLKPEIHDRTVSRTLDGMLFRVKLARPLPADRNRPDVLNKRVDYATWFMNYAVVRHCVFVDECGYNIWTARSHGRARQGERAYRRVCGQRGRNLTVTMAISPINGLVFSSAFVGGMNAARFDNFLTQARTNRDPEESVIFVYDGAPAHRNPTVPAPNTELKMLPPYSPFLNIVEQAISCLKAGIKADISRPEIQRRMDDRDEARVRGIPLGEFRTQQLHEALHRNIDTITAAKSAQ is encoded by the coding sequence ATGAGAGATTGTCTCGAGGAGATCATCAACGAAAACTGTTTACTCACACTTACTCAGATAAACCATGAACTGAGGAGAAGACTACCACTCAAACCCGAGATCCATGACCGCACCGTATCAAGGACATTAGACGGGATGCTGTTTCGAGTAAAACTGGCAAGGCCTCTCCCTGCAGACAGAAACAGACCTGATGTGCTGAACAAGAGAGTCGATTACGCGACATGGTTTATGAACTATGCCGTAGTGCGACACTGTGTGTTTGTAGACGAATGCGGCTACAACATCTGGACGGCCAGAAGTCACGGTAGAGCGCGGCAAGGAGAGAGAGCCTATCGCCGAGTTTGCGGCCAGCGAGGAAGAAACTTGACTGTGACAATGGCAATATCGCCTATCAATGGACTTGTGTTTTCCTCCGCTTTTGTTGGCGGAATGAATGCAGCGCGTTTCGATAATTTCCTGACACAGGCAAGGACAAATCGGGATCCAGAAGAGTCCGTTATCTTTGTATATGACGGAGCACCGGCCCACCGAAACCCTACCGTTCCCGCCCCAAACACGGAGTTGAAAATGCTTCCTCCCTACAGTCCTTTTTTAAACATCGTAGAGCAGGCAATTAGTTGTCTGAAAGCAGGAATTAAGGCCGACATCTCTCGTCCGGAAATCCAAAGACGTATGGATGACAGAGATGAAGCCAGAGTCCGAGGAATTCCACTAGGGGAGTTTCGAACACAGCAACTACATGAGGCTCTGCACAGaaatattgacacaattacagCAGCTAAAAGTGCGCAATGA
- the LOC141890708 gene encoding melanocyte-stimulating hormone receptor-like → MAESDPVFDPKLFCSAELNAGLHNQLICFTVVSIILALTTVVGNTLILIALYKETSLHQPSKILLCSLASSDLCLGYLTLLFVPNWISSLLKQKWQSCQLVYFAYTLAGGILFVVSLFTTTAISVDRLLALLLGIRYRQIVTVKRVYAAVVVIWVSSLSGLAVQFPNVDDRNITAASTVFLCLILSMYCYLRIYLKLRHRQSQVRQTNQTTPMSLVRYRKTVCNALWVQLVLFFCVMPFCFIAPFVYAAAIKEQASAWYLALILVSTLILLNASLNPFLYCWKIKQIRRAVKNTLRQISCSSNK, encoded by the coding sequence ATGGCGGAATCCGATCCAGTTTTCGACCCCAAATTGTTTTGCTCGGCAGAGTTAAACGCAGGTTTGCACAATCAGTTGATATGCTTTACTGTCGTCAGTATTATTCTTGCATTGACTACAGTTGTGGGAAATACTCTGATCCTAATCGCCCTTTACAAGGAAACCTCACTTCATCAGCCTTCCAAAATACTACTCTGTAGTCTGGCATCAAGTGACCTATGCCTTGGCTATTTAACGCTTCTTTTTGTGCCTAACTGGATATCCTCATTGTTGAAACAGAAATGGCAATCGTGCCAGCTCGTGTATTTCGCGTACACTTTAGCGGGCGGTATTTTGTTTGTAGTGTCTTTGTTTACAACAACTGCCATAAGTGTGGACAGACTTCTCGCCCTGTTGTTAGGAATTAGGTACAGGCAAATTGTGACTGTCAAGCGAGTGTATGCAGCTGTTGTCGTCATTTGGGTTTCTTCTCTTTCCGGTCTCGCGGTTCAGTTTCCCAATGTGGACGACAGGAATATCACCGCAGCCTCGACTGTGTTCCTCTGCCTAATACTTTCCATGTACTGCTATTTGAGAATTTACTTGAAGCTCCGTCATCGTCAGAGTCAAGTTCgacaaaccaatcaaacaaCTCCCATGAGTTTAGTACGATACAGAAAGACAGTGTGTAATGCATTGTGGGTGCAATtggtgttatttttttgtgtcatgcctttttgttttattgcacCATTTGTGTATGCAGCTGCTATAAAAGAGCAGGCATCAGCATGGTATCTTGCACTGATATTGGTATCAACCTTAATACTTTTGAACGCATCACTCAACCCATTTTTGTACTGTTGGAAGATCAAGCAAATACGGCGAGCAGTGAAAAACACATTGAGGCAAATTTCCTGTTCTTCAAATAAGTAA
- the LOC141890884 gene encoding trace amine-associated receptor 1-like codes for MALFCWAEFSVGLYNQLVGFSVANVILALTAVVGNALILIALHKETSLHPPSKILLRSLTSSYLCLGVLTLVLQNSWISIALKQWKTCQYLYVVHYIASSTLFGVSLFTTTAISVDRLLALLLGLRYRQVVIVKRVYATVVVILVVPTFGIVIEVYIADEHRIVTTSTTLLCLILSMYCYLRIYLKLRHRQIEVRQANQTTPISLARYRNSVCNALWMQLVLVFCVIPFCVITPFTYPTVGRRQSSALHIALMSAATLAFFNASVNPFLYCWKIKQVRRAVKNTLKQISCTPNE; via the coding sequence ATGGCGTTATTCTGCTGGGCAGAATTCAGTGTAGGTTTGTACAACCAGCTGGTAGGCTTTAGTGTGGCCAATGTTATTCTTGCATTGACTGCAGTTGTCGGAAATGCTCTTATCCTAATCGCCCTTCACAAGGAAACCTCACTTCATCCGCCTTCCAAAATACTTCTTCGTAGCCTGACATCAAGTTATCTCTGTCTTGGGGTATTAACACTTGTTCTTCAAAATTCCTGGATATCCATTGCGCTGAAACAATGGAAAACGTGTCAGTACTTGTATGTTGTGCATTATATAGCAAGCAGTACTTTATTTGGAGTGTCCTTGTTCACAACAACTGCTATAAGCGTGGACAGACTTCTCGCCCTGTTGTTAGGACTTAGGTACAGACAAGTCGTAATTGTCAAAAGAGTGTATGCAACTGTTGTCGTCATTTTGGTTGTTCCGACTTTCGGCATCGTAATCGAGGTTTACATCGCGGACGAGCATAGAATTGTCACAACCTCGACTACATTGCTGTGTCTGATACTTTCCATGTACTGCTATTTGAGAATTTATCTCAAGCTTCGTCATCGTCAGATTGAAGTTCGGCAAGCTAATCAAACAACTCCCATAAGTTTAGCACGATACAGAAATTCAGTGTGCAATGCACTGTGGATGCAGttggttttagttttttgtgtcattcctTTTTGTGTTATTACACCTTTCACGTATCCCACCGTTGGAAGAAGACAATCATCAGCCCTTCATATTGCTTTGATGTCCGCAGCAACCTTAGCGTTTTTTAACGCATCTGTAAACCCATTTTTGTACTGTTGGAAGATCAAGCAAGTACGACGAGCGGTGAAAAACACATTGAAGCAAATTTCTTGTACTCCAAATGAGTAA
- the LOC141890707 gene encoding adenosine receptor A3-like has protein sequence MAFNKMNENSVFNFPVYCSIELTSLANPLIYLSVFNIAIAIIVIVGNTVILIALRKETSLHLPSKVLIRTLAATDLCIGIVEFFFVAYWMSLLNNRMQLCHVTLVIHVVAATILFVVSLLTITAISVDRLLALLLGLRYRQVVTTKRVYAVLIAVGVYPGFGVAIGFYSREAYQIFASMTVAGCMIISVYCYSKIFYRLHHHRTQVRSNDQANEAVLANMMRYRKSVSSAIWLQFVFVFCYFPYFAVSPFVYQGRDKGRSLKVLFLALYATTTFMFFNSMLNPMLYCWKIKEVRRVVKDTLKQIPCSLH, from the coding sequence ATGGCCTTcaacaaaatgaatgaaaattcgGTTTTCAATTTTCCGGTGTACTGTTCGATAGAATTAACAAGTTTAGCAAATCCGCTGATATATCTCTCAGTTTTCAATATCGCCAttgcaattattgtaattGTTGGAAATACTGTGATCCTAATCGCCCTTCGGAAGGAAACGTCACTTCATCTGCCCTCCAAAGTCCTGATTCGCACTCTAGCGGCAACCGATCTCTGCATTGGCATtgtggaatttttctttgttgcttACTGGATGTCCTTGTTGAATAACAGAATGCAGTTATGTCATGTCACATTGGTCATCCACGTGGTAGCAGCCACTATTTTATTTGTGGTTTCCTTGCTGACAATAACGGCAATAAGCGTGGACAGACTTCTCGCCTTGTTGCTAGGACTAAGGTATAGACAAGTTGTAACCACCAAACGAGTGTATGCAGTTCTGATCGCCGTAGGGGTGTACCCAGGTTTTGGCGTTGCAATCGGATTTTACAGCCGTGAGGCATATCAAATCTTCGCATCCATGACCGTTGCAGGGTGCATGATTATATCTGTGTACTGTTACTCTAAGATTTTCTACAGGCTGCACCATCATCGGACTCAAGTACGAAGCAACGATCAAGCGAATGAAGCAGTTCTTGCGAACATGATGCGATACAGAAAATCAGTGTCCAGTGCAATATGGTTGCAGTTTGTGTTTGTATTTTGCTATTTTCCGTATTTCGCCGTGTCACCATTCGTGTATCAAGGCCGTGACAAAGGACGATCATTAAAAGTTTTATTTCTCGCGTTATATGCCACAACAACATTTATGTTTTTCAACTCAATGTTAAACCCAATGCTGTACTGTTGGAAAATCAAGGAAGTGAGGAGAGTAGTGAAAGACACTTTGAAACAAATTCCTTGTTCTCTACACTAG